Proteins found in one Macrobrachium nipponense isolate FS-2020 chromosome 35, ASM1510439v2, whole genome shotgun sequence genomic segment:
- the LOC135208191 gene encoding uncharacterized protein LOC135208191 has translation MHLLLKYIFSDTPIDLHHQANYTSNWLLTYPHENLYNLEYGTIPALENRSSEIRASSLKHEFTDGYPKDSGSEVYSNATVTSIMDNISFIATSVSPTTTIMTARPTFATNTATTTTSPPTAATTTTTNNDDVDCSILNGNDNLQKPKIQYETIQLGRRRTNIHNHKIKW, from the exons atgcacttattgttgaaatacatattttcagataCACCAATAGATTTACACCACCAAGCAAATTATACATCAAACTGGTTGCTGACCTATCCACACGAGAATTTGTACAACCTTGAATATG GTACCATTCCTGCTCTGGAGAATAGATCATCTGAGATAAGAGCTTCATCCTTGAAACATG AATTTACTGATGGTTATCCAAAGGATAGTGGCAGTGAGGTGTACAGTAATGCCACAGTAACAAGCATTATggataatattagttttattgcTACAAGTGTTAGTCCTACTACAACTATTATGACTGCTAGACCTACATTTGCTACTAATACTGCTACAACTACTACATCTCctcctactgctgctactactacaactactaataatgatgatgttgattGTAGCATTCTCAATGGAAATGACAATTTACAAAAGCCTAAAATACAGTATGAGACCATACAATTAGGAAGAAGGAGAACCAACATTCACAACCATAAAATCAAATGGTAA